A stretch of DNA from Oryza brachyantha chromosome 4, ObraRS2, whole genome shotgun sequence:
TCCTTGTCAGTTTCGTTCTGCAGGTAGTCCTATTCTTGTTTGCAGGggtccggcggcgccgctcctGCGACGTCCGGCGAACTTTCGTCTGGATATCGTATCAGCTGGCTGAGCACATCGCGAAGTACGGCCTAGGCCTATTCAAGCTCAGCTGCCCGGACccggagcggcagcaggtggTCGCACTCTGGGCGCCGCTACTGCTGCTCCACCTCAGCGGCCCGGACACCATCGCCGCCTACGCCCTCGAGGACAACAACCTGGGGCGACGCCGGCTGGGGGAGGGTTTCCTCCCGCAGGTTGTCGCCGTCGCATATATTCTGTCGGCATCATTCCCAGAAGGATGCTGCAGCTGCACGGGGAACTACCTTCACCCGACGGCGTGGCTCTTGTTCGCCGTCGCCTTTGTCAAGAACTTAGAAAGGTTATGGGCGCTGGATTGCGGAACACTTGGGAGCATCCGCGACACCGTCAGGAAGCAGAAGCGCGACAAGAATGGATCTTCTCAACCTGGAGTAGTATGCAAGAGACAGTGCCAAGATCCCGATGATCTCCTGCTGTATGCTCACTCCCAGTTCCCGTTGTGCCGGGCCGCCCTGGTCGACTCCTCCTGGGTGGACATGGACATGGATACATCTCAATCTGACGCTGCTGGCGAGACGATATTTTCGGACGAATGGGGCTGGAAGGAGAAGTTCACGGTGTTCCAGATGGAGCTCTCCCTGCTGTACGACATCATCTACACCAAGGCGCGTGTTATCCACACCTGGTATGGCTACTGCATCCGTCTGGTTTCGCCGGTGGCCACCTTCGTAGCGTTGCTGCTGTTCCATCTCAGCGATAGCAGCGGCTGCACTGGAGGTGCACCACGAGCTGACGTCGGCATCACCTGCTTCTTGCTGGTTGGTGCAAACGTATTCGACGCAGTGCCGCTGGTGACAGCGGCCGGGTCGAGCTGGGCGTACGCTGTCCTGGTCAGCAGAAGGCCGAGATGTCAGTGGCTCTACCATAGAGCGGTTTGCAGTGGGAAATGGcaccgccttcgccgctggcTGGTGCGTCTCCGCCGGCTTCTCAACGTGGACGGCAGGAGAAACTGGTCAGGCGCCATTGGGCAGCACAACCTGTTGCAGCTGTCAAAGAAGAACCACTCCAGTACCTGTACCTGTACCTGTACCACAGTGCATATTCCTGAGCATGTCATGGAGTTAGTGTTCAAGAACATGGTGGCAATCATTCTGAGGTTACCAGACTCGGATGACGCCGACTGTGGTACCGAGCACAGTTCATCCAATTCTTGCTGCATGCAGATCGTCGACCCAGGTGACATCTGTGGACAGCCGACCCAGGAGATCAGTAGTTGCTGCACGGTGTCGCCGGATTTGCCCGTCGACTCTCAGCGCAGCACGATCAAGGCAGACAGGGGACAGCTCGCCCTGCTTAACCACGGGCTGACCCAATATCTCGAACGGTACATCCGCGACGAGATCCAGGAGCAAATCCTCATCTGGCATATCGCCACGGACATCTACCTCGCCAAGAATGCTGAAAGAGACGACGCCTCCTCGCAACTCGTGGAAGCAGTCAAGCTTGTGTCCAACTACATTATGTTCCTCCTGGTGGAAAGGCCATCCATGGTACCTGGCCTCGCCCTTCTCAGGCAGTACGAAGCAACCCGGGATGAGTTGCTCCAGAAGAACACGGATGGCCATAAAGATGCAGATAATCATGGCAGATGTCTGGTTACGATGAAGAACATGTCCAGCAACAATGTTTCCAGTGGTGATCGTGATCGGAGTGCACTGCCACTTGCCAGCAGGCTTGCTAGCAAGCTGCTCAAGAAGCCAGTCAaggtaaaatttttgtttgacaTGTGGATGGAGATGTTGCTGTTCGTGAGTCACCGGTGCAGTAGTGAGGCCCACGCCAAGCAGCTCAGCAAAGGTGGCGAGCTGACGACCATCGTGTGGCTTATGGCGAAACAAGCTGGCAAATTCTACACGGACAAAAGGATCAGTGGGGAAGACCAAGACGATGGATCAGACGAAGAACAGAATGATCCTTCGGAGACCTTTTTTAGTAACCTTGAAAACCTTGAGGTATCATAATTTTCAGcgtaaaattttcatatctcaaagtactttttaagaatgataaaaaagttatattttcGATAGACACATGTGTCCGTGCTCACTTACGCTAGACATGTGTCGGTGTGTTGCAACCGATTTCATATAAGAGTATTACAAATTGTAAACTATGTCTATTTTGATGTATAATCTCGTCGTGTCGTCTCATGAATTCCTTAACATTTTGTTAGCTGTTTCAGTTATGATAGTATTCTTCAGTTACCTTAGTTGCCGCTGGCGCTGAGGACGATCGTGTGACGGTGCTGCTGGTGTTGATTTCATTTGTAACAAACTCCTTGTGATTCATGGGTACAATATATAAGAGAGAACAGAATcaagaaaagggagaaaggTTGCTAAGTTCGCAGGACCAAAAACCCTAAACTTGCTCGGTTCTTCCTTTGTTTTCCAGTTCGTCAGTTTCATCTAGTTACTACGGCGTCCGAAAATTTCAGAGCGTGGGAGAAGACAGAGAGCTAGCTGGTGGACAGATTACAATACTTAAGAAATCGGTATGCCAAATAGACTTAaggagaaaataattaataactttttGTTGTGTTCTTGAACAGGTTATTTACTGTAGAAGTCCAACGAACACGCACAAACATATCACACCCATGTCCACATGTATAATGATGCTTCACACAATGCATTTATAGACGTTTGCCTATATTCGAGGTAGATGTATAATTAATACTAATCATTTGTGTCATGTCACTTTAAATGGAGTATTTATGATGGTTTTGATGTATATTAATTACCTTAACAGCTCAGTTTTTTCTAACATGGCAATAGAGTTAAAAGAGAGAGtctaaaacaaagaaatgatTTCCTCTCCATCAAACCGGGTCCACGAAAGAAAGGACCAAGGCACCGAGAAACTACTGACATTCCGTTGGGGAGACTCGACTGGTTTCAAGCAGATCCTAGCTGGATCGAGTGCGGCGCTGCCACCATGTGCAGATGGTGTGCTCCCACCTCCGCTTTTCTCGTGCATAGATAACATGCTCGCCCTTCCCTCTCCTGCGCCCGCCCTCACTCCCATTCCATCCCAGTTACATGACCTAGCATCATCGCTCCGGATCTATCCTAGTTCCATCCTAAATCTCCGAGGCCCCAGTTCCATGAATCCACTTCGACCACCCTCCCTCATGTTCCAGGCGAGGCAAGCCAAGGTGCTCCCGCCGCACTCACTGCCCGATTTGCTTAAGTCGCTTGAGATCCCCCGATATTGCTTAAGTCGCCTGAGATGCCTCGATACTGCTCTTGGATCCACTTCAGTTGCTGTTAACCCCGCCGTACTAGCTAGCTGTAACACATCATCTACACCACTTCCAAGTCTTCAATCCACCAGTTTTCTAGGGTGGTGGACAAGTTCCTCTCCCATAGGCTCCAATGAAAGGTACATTTACTTAACAAGTCATAGTGTGCTTGATCAAGGTTGGATTTTTCTAATGCGTTGAATGTTAATCAGTGGAATTTGTAGTTAAATGtgttacaattttttaaggatgtaCCCAACAGTAACTATTCAAGGCATTGAatatctctttttattttttaggacaATAGTAGTCCAGAAAATTTCCATTTAGTTGGCAATACAACAAGCAGAAGTACAATTTCTTCAATTGCTCCAAGTTTGAAAAGAACTCTGCCAACTGAAAGCAATGCACAAGACAAACAAACAATTGATGTTAATGAAGATGAAGCTATATAAGATGGTAGGACTGAGAAGCGATTGAACTAGACTAAAGATGAAGACGTTAGATTGGTAAGTAAACTTTCTTAGTCCGTAAACTTTGTGCTTGGACTGTTGGAAAATTCTGCTTCGCTGTAAACTTTGAGTTGTTGTTTTCCAAACGTAGGCTTATGCTTGGGTGCATAACTCAAAGGACCCGATTGATGGAATCGACAGGAAGTCAAATCAGTACCGGGCAGATGTTCATcaagaaaacaacaaattaaaccaACAGAGGTTTGCCGCAGGAGAAACTGGAACCAACTCAAAATCTGTTGAGATCGTGTTAAGAAACCAGTAACTGATTTCCATATGGTTGCTAGGTAAACACCAACACAGTGCATAGAAGTAGTGTGAATACACCAATCGATGGAAATTGCTGAAAAGATGTATGCTTCTACTCATAATGGTAACGAATTCATGCTAAAGCATATATGGAAGGTTGTGAGAGCTGAAAGGAAGTGGTTTGCATATGTCAAAAAATTAGAAcatgaataaaagaaaaacaaaggtgCAACTAATAGCCCAGCTATGGTGGTGAATTTGAAAGATAATCCTAATGTTCTCCCATGTGCTGAAGTTTGAACTAGGTGATTTAGTCTGGGTGCACTTGTGAAAAGATAGATTTCCAGATCTGAGAAAGTCTAAGGTGATGCCTAGAGCTGATGGTCCTTTCGAAATCATTGTGAAGATTAATGATATTGCATATATACTTGAGTTGCCTCTCGAGTTTGCGGTTAGTCCCACTTTTAACATTTCTGATTTAAGGTCATacttggaagaagaagatacgCTTCAGTTTAGGACGACTCTAATTCAATAGGGGCAGGAGGATGAGGACATCACTCCTTCGGATATATACAACAATCCTGCGTTAGTCATTCAACGTCCAACCACAAGAGCTCATGTGTGATAATTGAATTTAGAGGTGAGCTCGTTCCTAAGTTATTCTTTATATAATTTGAGAATAGATTGTTACCCAGtgattatattatgattaGAAATAATGGAGAGGACAAAGAGATACTTAAAGAGGGACTTATAGGTGTGGAGGACCAGCAAGAGCATGTCCAAGTCAAGATAGAGGTTCAAATCAAGTCAACCTAGAGTAAGTTACAGAGTCGAGGACTAGCCTGCACTAAAACGGCATCCAGGTCGCATACATGCTCAGATTGgggagtttttttatatgtatggaAAGCTAAGATAAACTTACAAATGGTTCTAATACCATGTTCAAAATCATTATGAGTTATCGGGAATCGACCGAACAATTTGATGTCCAAAATCTATCCTACTAGTATTGTGTCCCCGAATTTTGGGCTTTGGGCCATGTATCATGTTGGAGCCCACTAGGGTTGCATCATGGGGTATTTGTACGACGCTGAACTCCATAACTCCATATACTAGTAGCCATGACCACCTTTTGGGTTTGAGATTTTGTTTAGATTAATCTGTCAAGAATAGTTTCACCGATCCTTCGGTTTGTGAGACCCTAACTTATGAGCTTAATCATTCATATGCAATTTGGTGGCAATCTtccttgttcttgtttgtaaATAGGGCTTAGCCTTCTTGGTAAGGTCAAGTGAATTTTGACACAATTGATAACCAGAGGAGTCATGGTGTTATGACTGTGAGGCTTAAGAGCATCTTCGTTAAAAAACCACATAAACTTGTGTTGCTACTCCACCAAATCGACTATTTGTCTGAACCTTTCAGAAGATTGAGAACTCCTGTCCACATCAGGTACCTTCAGGTCAACCATGATCAATGGCGAGGCTAggactaggttcagggagaAACCGAAGTCAAGATGGTCGGGATGAGATGTGACAGGGTTGGACTAGAGTCAGGATCCTTGGAGGTGAACATCAGCCAACGGTGGGATCGCAACTAAGTTCAGGGAGGAGCTAAGGTCCAAACGATCGAGGATGTTggtgacgatgttgaatacgaggtAGCCCATAGTGAaggaacaccgtgtgggaaATGATTTGTAACGTGCTCCACAAAGTTGAGAAATTTGAAAAGAGGGAATTTAATTTGGcaaattaaattcatttttataaattaaggGGATGAGTCCTACTCCTAGTAGATGATAGAGTTTTTGGTATAAATAGGTGAGGGGTTGATGCCCCAGATACATGTATAACTTgtggaagaaagaaagtagGGTTTTTGAATGCACTTTATAACATAACTTGATGCAATCAAGTTGATCTCTACTTTTAGCCTATCTTCGAGTTGTGTTTTTAGCAGTGAGGCGATCACGATGAGTTAATCACTTTAGAGggatctttttatttttgcttaaaGGATCTAGttgattcatttttttaccattcaaCCCACTCTGGTTGGTATGGTTTCTTGTATTTCGATCCTCCACACCTTACACGTCCGTATACCGTGGatgcaatttatttattaattagtttacACCCGGTAACatagacaaaaagaaaatctccACCAAAGACAAGCAAAGGACAGAACATGACCCAGGCACACATAGATATATGGCGTTCGTAGGAGGATCAATTTCTTCGGTGGCCACCTTCCAGCCTGAGATTGCCCTGCTGACGCACCTCCTGATGGAGATGAAATTCACGCCTGTGCACCTCCTTACGCACCCTGTGATGCACCCCATGATGATTCAGATCCAAATACTCGAATCTATCCAACCTAGTTAAAGTGCCAGATGTCCATTCCTGCAGGCAGAAACCACCCGACAAAAATCAGCTGCATAATTTGACgataatttatagttttaattCGTGTTTAGCATGCAGTAGATTGATAAAAACCTTGTGAATTTGCTCGAGCTCCTTGATTTTTCGTTGcaatttcttgttttcttcctCGAGGCGTGTGTTATCTTCCCTCTTTCTTTCCAGCTTCGAGCTGAGGTATTCCTTCTCCCTCTTCACGCTTTTCAGGTTTTCGTCGAATGATTTGATCTCTGCCCTCTTTTTGTCGAGCTTTGAGTTGAGATACTCCTTGTCCCTCTTCAGTCTTTGGGTTTCTTCCTCGGCAGCCATGGCTTGCTCCTTGAGAGACTtgttttcctctctttttctcctcaGTCTTGACTCGAGATCTTCCATTTCTGCCTTTAAATCGCCCTGGAATGAAcccaaaaaacaaacaacgaAAGCAAACTCAGCAAATGGACACGCCTGAATCTTGCGTGTGCACTGCATTTGGTACAGACCGGGACAACGGATTCAATCTTGACACTGTATGCTATCTTCTTCAGACGTTCATAGAGCTTCCCCACATCCACATGTCCACCTATTTCCACAATCAAGCTGCTGCCATCTGAACTGTACTTATGATTCTGGAGACCTATGTATTGAACATGGTAAGATTATCAGGTATGAGAAGTAATTCTTTGTTGATTGTAAACAGAATTTTCTCTGAATTGGAAgaattttttctgaaaaaataaccaaaattttggtagagAACGCATCAATCAGGACACACAGGTAAACCTGAAATTTTGACACTATTGGTCTGAAATTATAAACACTggccgggagagagagagagagagagagagagagtaagaGAGGGAACACAGAAGGAACAATGTTGTGAGAATCTAATGTTATATTGATCACCTGATGAATTACGAACGAATCAAACGCAAGAGCAGCAGGGAAGACTGCAGGGATCATTATACCTGGGACATCGTGATGAATTGCATCTTGGATCTCTTTGCGGCTCGCGCACCGAATTTTCAGCTTCGTGTGCTTCATGTCGCCCTGCCAAATTACATCAGCCACAAGAAATCCATCAAATTATTGATGCTTGGACCAGGAGAAAAACCCAATATATGCAACAGAAAGTACTCAAGAACATCTCATATACCATTTGCTCCAGCTCGATCGCCAAACAAAAAGGTGCAGATCGGGAAAAATTATAAGGGGTGCTGATGGCTGCAAGATCAAGTGCAGGTACTATAGCAATATGAAATCGATCCTGGGATATggcggtatatatatatatattctaccTAGAAGGCACGCAATGACGAACTTCGTCACCTCCATCTGGATGCGCACTGACTGGTAAACTATGTAGTCGGTACATTGACCTTGACCTGTAAAGCAAGGTACGGCAGTCGTTGAATATATTAATATCTATGCTGAAGATATTACACCGGATCGGCCTAACTTGACTTGCTTTTCCAATCTATCCAAATCAGCAAGACGATGACTTGAAGCATTGCATACCTGTAGCTGAGTGGAATAGCTGAGGGGGTGATTTGGCTACGGTATATTTGTACATGAAAACTAGTTTGGAAATAAAAACGTCGTATACATATCCTTAGCAATTTGAATGCCAAgcctggaaaataaacttaaatgagtaaaatctagaaaacaactgtaaatttaaaattaaaaatttaaattttagtttataagaatAAGCTTGAGAAAAAGATATGGGTGAGAGTTTCTGCTGcactggaaaaaaaatagtatctcCAGAGATCTCTGGAAATCAAGAcaatctctctctatctcgAGGTCAAAAGTGATTCTCCAAATAAAACAACAATGCGACACGTCAGCCAGCGAACAATAGTCGTCCAAAAAACATAATGCATGCGCACAGCTCACTCACCACTCACCAGTAgttaaaaccaaaaaagaaaaagaaaaacgagaaaaaaaaagaaacatgtatTCCATGAGCGGGCCAGTACGATGTCGGCAGTCAAGCTGATGGTGTCATCGGACGATCGTATggtttgtttaaaaaaaaaaaaaaaagctaaacgacatatttatgaatataaattaatttataaataaaaaattttatagatgtgTTCAAAACCAAACTGGAAAATTGCTTTGATAGTTGGAGACGCCACAACGATGTCGTGAACGGTGACTCCCATCTGGCCGGCGATGCTCTACGTGCAGAAGCTGAAGGAGGGAGAAACAGTGGTAGGTCCCCACATCAGCAAATTTGTGGCTCGTAATGGGTTTAATTGGATCATCACGGTTATACTCCTAACTGAACAAACAGCGTTGCATCTGAATATTTACGGAAATAATTAATTcagtagaaataaataaaatgagaaaaaaaatcaggtgcTATGGCCGCTTTCTGCGTTCAACGGTGAGTACATTGACCACACAACTACATGTCAATTAATAAAAGGGGTTGCCTATACATCATGTGATAGAAAATCCCACCTCCtatcattcaaaatttggaCCATTTGATCTGCTTTAAGATTTGTGCAAACTCTAACCCTATTTCTTTCTCCACCCCTTTTCCTCTGCTCGCCACCACCCCACGGTGCCGCCACCATCGCcccaccgcgccgccaccgccgccgccccaccgcaccgccgcccgcctTGCCGGCTGGCCGAAAGGAGTCAACGGCGCCGGTGAGACCCCACTCCCCAACGAGCCCCCTCCCCgctcccccttcccctctctctttcttctcaagGTGGTTACGACGCTGCCCCTCCCCGCCCCGCCGTCTTCCCTGTCTCCGGCGGCTCCCCCCGCCGGATCCACCACCACTGGTTGCCGTCTCCTAATCTCCGCTTGCTTTGCccccgccgccgatgccgacCCACCGCCCTCCTCCATCCATGCGGCTTcggtggcggcgtcgccgcctcgccgctcgccggagtCCACCGCCGGTCCTCTGCCACCCACGGCCATCCCTCTAAGCCCGGAGGAAaaccgccccccccccccaccctaACCCCAAACCCTAACCCGTATGCTCATTGCCAGAGTTGGGGGAGTCATcggcgccggagaagaagaggagctCGCTGGAGTTGGAGGAGAGAAGCTCATGCACGAATCTTGGCATGGATCCAATGGTTCAAAATCTATAAGATTTTATCCTCAAATTTCATTCGAATGTCATATAGCAATTCCGTTAataaaatactacctccgtccataaatgtttgacgccgttgactattcgtcttatttaaaaaattttgtcaaatatgtaaagctatatatgcataaaaatatatttaacaatacacgaaatgatatagaataattaataattaagtaaattttttaaataagacgaatggtcaaacatgtattgaaaagttaacggcgtcaaacattttagggatggagggagtacttaatTGTCGACTAATAAATCATATGTTATCATCTAATTATCCGTTTTCTTAACTTTTGTATTCTACTGGCGCTATCCCATAGAAGTAAATTGAGCTTGTAGCTACAAGTCAACACcgttaatttaaaattaatctcCTAATTGCTGATTACGTTTTAAGGCAAACAActcaaaaaaaactatacacTGTTAATGCttgtatttgtatatatcaGTTCATCCTCAAGAGTTAATATCTACAAACGATACATATACCAttgtaatataattatttattaattatgcgATTTCCATAACAAATTCTTCAAttctataatattaataagatGGTCCTGAGATATTAGCAATATTTATATTGCCCCTTTTTATTAGCTTTATTACTCCTATTCTAGATCCTATCGTTTATTCTtatgaaatataatataaaaagaaggCAGAGGAAAGAGATATAATGAAATTCTTGATTCGATCTTCCGAcctaatttatttgattaatgGATCAATAACCAAACccctttttatgaaaaaggaGAGTGGTCTTATTCAAAATCAAAGTGCTTCGTAATCTTCAACCAGTTCTGTGCTTCAATATAATTTCCCGGAGTAAGAGCTATAGCTTGTTTCCAATACTCAGCAGCTTGATCAAACCAAACTTCTGCAATTTCCGAATCACCCTGTAGAATGGCATGTTCTCCCCGGTCGGAATAGGTAGTTCCTTCTCCCATTTGATATATTCGTATCCGAGAATCAACAAACTCTACTCCGCATTTTTGGCAAAACCTTTCATCTTCGTTTTCAGCTCCGCTCGCGCGAGAATTTCTACAAGCACAAAATCTGCTTTTTATGGGTCCAAAGATTCTTTCGCaaaaaatccatttttttctggtttatCGGTTTTATAATGAAAAGTAGAGGGCCTCGTGACTTCGCCAACGACTTACCCATtaggtagtatttttttagccCAAGAGTAAGGGTACTAGATTGATCCTCCATTGGTGGTCACCGGGAATCATTAGTTCCACGATGTCTATCATCTGATAGGAATTGAAGCTTCCtgcaaatcgtttctgatacGATAGTCATAGCCGTGCGGATGCTCGATGGACTTCATAAACTCGTACATAATATCTGCAAATCCATAGTGTACGTACGTAGCCAATTCATCCTTCCAatacagcatatatatataaggtagACAAAACATTGCATCATGGGATTGGGAATATCCAATAGGCTGGGATAAACCATTGGATCATGCGATGGATAAGAAGTGGACACACGCTCACGAGGGAACGTAGAGGAGAGGACCAATATATGAATGCTTTTTAGTAGTAGAGATATTACTTGTTAGCATTTTTTGAGgtattaattaatccataattgcCATACAAAGTTATTACAGTGAGTAATTTTATGGTACTTGAGAAGATATTAGGAGATACTATTTtttctacataaattttggtatctctcggtacctactcaaggagATACTATTTGCTCTATTACAATTCATTCGGATTATCCTCAAACctagatagatatatataaacacatgatgCCCTGCTTAGCGGCAAGGCTTATAAGTTAATCCTCGTACATACAGCGCCAAAAAAATACAAGCTGATATGCATTCAGCTAAACTTTCGATACGCTACTCTACCACTGGtgcaaattatttctgatcaaCATGAGACAAAACCCTCCCCACGTAAACTTTTGACGTCGTACCAAACCAGCACTCAAAACCTCGAGGATAGATTTATAGATTATTGCTATTCAATGCCAAAACACAAGGTTAAAACCTAGATGGCAGGTGTACGATGTTACTTGGTATTCAAATGTCCAAACCTAGATAAATCTCTATCTCCTGCGTGCCATCTTTCTTTCGACCTGACTAGCAACCCATTTATGACCGCCGATACAAAGCATCAACACATTGCAATAGTAATAGGATATGTCTTCAGGAGCACTAATAGTGCCATAGCAGTCATTAATAGACGGGTTCGGGCCTATATATTAATGTCTTAGTATGCCCTAGCACTAATATATAGCATCCTGGTTTCTAATAAGTTAGTGAAACATTCGTACTGCTACAACGTCTTTATGGTATATAGCATATTCCAAACAATAAAAACACTACATTACGGCCTCCGGTCTAGGACAGGATTTATTAATGGTGAACCACACTTTCCTTTCTCTCACTGAGGATGCAGACAACTCACTTTGCATTTGGGCCAGCATGAGCATCTCTGGAGCACAGAGCTCCTAGTAGATATGTCATTCCAAGTGGCTCCCTTCTCACAGGGAGACTCGCGATTCCTCCCCTCTGCCTTGCCCTCTGCCTACTTCACCGCTGATACTGGGCTCCAGTGTGCTTCCTCTCCAGCGATGCTCCAATGAAATTCTATTGCAGACCCTGAACAACAAATCAGAAGGCCTAGGCTTTTTCTATAGCTGGATCGAGGTTCAAGCTCATATGGACAATGAGGACAATGGATGGGGAGCAGGGAGGCTATGTAAGCTACTAGATCTAGAGCTTTGATTGGCAGTTTTCCAACGCCTCGCCATCCCGCTTGCACCGCTCGTCAACATTCCAATACAAGTATGTCATTGTTAGCTGGTACTCACAAGGTTTCAAGCATGACAATTGTGGTATCATTGTTGATGTCCATAGGTACCAACCCTGGTACATATGGATATCAACCGGTACCTATTACTAGGGTACATATAGATATCATGCCTTGTACCAATGAGTATCAGTTGATACCTTGTACTAGTGGTACCGATGCATATGAATATCATAACCGGTATCGATGGATGTCAACCAATACCTGGTAGT
This window harbors:
- the LOC121054148 gene encoding uncharacterized protein LOC121054148, with the protein product MASEILDEWALRIVVLVSFVLQVVLFLFAGVRRRRSCDVRRTFVWISYQLAEHIAKYGLGLFKLSCPDPERQQVVALWAPLLLLHLSGPDTIAAYALEDNNLGRRRLGEGFLPQVVAVAYILSASFPEGCCSCTGNYLHPTAWLLFAVAFVKNLERLWALDCGTLGSIRDTVRKQKRDKNGSSQPGVVCKRQCQDPDDLLLYAHSQFPLCRAALVDSSWVDMDMDTSQSDAAGETIFSDEWGWKEKFTVFQMELSLLYDIIYTKARVIHTWYGYCIRLVSPVATFVALLLFHLSDSSGCTGGAPRADVGITCFLLVGANVFDAVPLVTAAGSSWAYAVLVSRRPRCQWLYHRAVCSGKWHRLRRWLVRLRRLLNVDGRRNWSGAIGQHNLLQLSKKNHSSTCTCTCTTVHIPEHVMELVFKNMVAIILRLPDSDDADCGTEHSSSNSCCMQIVDPGDICGQPTQEISSCCTVSPDLPVDSQRSTIKADRGQLALLNHGLTQYLERYIRDEIQEQILIWHIATDIYLAKNAERDDASSQLVEAVKLVSNYIMFLLVERPSMVPGLALLRQYEATRDELLQKNTDGHKDADNHGRCLVTMKNMSSNNVSSGDRDRSALPLASRLASKLLKKPVKVKFLFDMWMEMLLFVSHRCSSEAHAKQLSKGGELTTIVWLMAKQAGKFYTDKRISGEDQDDGSDEEQNDPSETFFSNLENLEAYAWVHNSKDPIDGIDRKSNQYRADVHQENNKLNQQRFAAGETGTNSKSVEIVLRNQ
- the LOC102717334 gene encoding trichohyalin-like, giving the protein MGDMKHTKLKIRCASRKEIQDAIHHDVPGLQNHKYSSDGSSLIVEIGGHVDVGKLYERLKKIAYSVKIESVVPGDLKAEMEDLESRLRRKREENKSLKEQAMAAEEETQRLKRDKEYLNSKLDKKRAEIKSFDENLKSVKREKEYLSSKLERKREDNTRLEEENKKLQRKIKELEQIHKEWTSGTLTRLDRFEYLDLNHHGVHHRVRKEVHRREFHLHQEVRQQGNLRLEGGHRRN